A section of the Streptomyces sp. Je 1-369 genome encodes:
- a CDS encoding MFS transporter: MRSVLWNRTYRRLFTAQVVALTGTGLATVALSLLAYDLAGADASAVLGTALAIKMVAYVGLAPLISAFADRVPRRALLVTMDGVRAGTALVLPFVHQVWQVYVLIFLLQAASAAFTPTFQATIPEILPAERDYLRALSLSRLAYELESLLSPVLAAALLATVTYNWLFAGTALGFLASAALVVSVALPAPRPVERDGVQARVTFGARLHWATPRLRALLALDLVAAAAGAMVIVNTVVLVREHLRLGAGEVSLALGAFGAGSMAAAVLLPRALERFGDRCVMLPAGFVLGAVLAALTTGIAHGTRSWGGLLAAWALLGAASSMVLTPSGGLIRRSAAPADLPAAFAAQFALSHGCWLLTYPLAGWLAATAGMTVAAATLTVLALAAATTAALLWPTHDPARLTHLHTALPADDPHLADAHAGPHGWRHAHDYVIDVRHPRWPTHGHAPGRAPSRAGSHERRPRPGPHRPPDVPAPSRGRPSEPERPGFGRAAPRRPPR; this comes from the coding sequence ATGCGCTCAGTGCTGTGGAACCGCACCTATCGCCGCCTGTTCACCGCCCAAGTCGTCGCCCTCACGGGCACGGGCCTCGCAACCGTTGCCCTGAGCCTTCTGGCGTACGACCTCGCCGGAGCGGACGCCTCCGCCGTCCTCGGCACCGCACTGGCGATCAAAATGGTGGCCTACGTGGGCCTCGCCCCGTTGATCAGCGCCTTCGCCGACCGCGTGCCACGCCGCGCCCTGCTGGTGACCATGGACGGCGTCCGCGCCGGTACCGCACTCGTCCTGCCGTTCGTGCACCAGGTGTGGCAGGTGTACGTCCTCATCTTCCTGCTCCAGGCCGCATCGGCCGCGTTCACGCCCACCTTCCAGGCGACGATCCCCGAGATCCTGCCCGCCGAGCGCGACTACCTGCGCGCCCTGTCGCTCTCCCGGCTCGCCTACGAACTCGAGAGCCTGCTCAGCCCGGTCCTGGCCGCCGCACTGCTCGCGACGGTCACGTACAACTGGCTGTTCGCCGGTACGGCTCTCGGCTTCCTCGCGTCCGCGGCCCTGGTCGTGTCGGTCGCGCTGCCCGCGCCGCGCCCGGTCGAGCGCGACGGCGTCCAGGCACGGGTGACGTTCGGCGCCCGCCTCCATTGGGCCACGCCCCGGCTACGCGCCCTGCTCGCGCTGGACCTCGTCGCGGCCGCCGCCGGTGCCATGGTCATCGTCAACACGGTGGTGCTCGTCAGGGAACACCTGCGTCTCGGGGCGGGCGAAGTGTCGCTGGCCCTGGGCGCGTTCGGGGCCGGTTCCATGGCTGCCGCCGTGCTCCTGCCGCGCGCCCTGGAACGCTTCGGCGACCGATGCGTCATGCTGCCCGCCGGGTTCGTGCTCGGCGCGGTGCTCGCCGCACTCACCACGGGGATCGCGCACGGCACCCGGTCCTGGGGAGGGCTGCTGGCGGCCTGGGCGCTCCTCGGCGCGGCTTCGTCCATGGTCCTGACCCCGAGCGGCGGACTGATCCGCCGCTCGGCCGCGCCCGCCGACCTGCCGGCCGCGTTCGCCGCCCAGTTCGCTCTCAGCCACGGCTGCTGGCTGCTCACCTACCCGCTCGCAGGATGGCTGGCCGCCACCGCGGGGATGACCGTCGCGGCGGCGACACTCACCGTTCTCGCACTGGCCGCCGCGACCACGGCCGCGCTGCTGTGGCCGACCCACGACCCAGCCCGCCTCACCCACCTCCACACCGCCCTGCCCGCCGACGACCCGCACCTCGCCGACGCGCACGCGGGCCCCCACGGCTGGCGGCACGCGCACGACTACGTCATCGACGTCCGCCACCCGAGGTGGCCGACCCACGGTCACGCGCCGGGTCGGGCGCCGAGCCGTGCGGGTTCGCATGAGCGCCGACCTCGGCCAGGTCCTCACCGTCCGCCAGACGTGCCCGCACCGTCACGCGGGCGTCCTTCGGAGCCCGAACGGCCAGGGTTCGGCCGCGCCGCTCCGCGTCGACCTCCCCGGTGA
- the argG gene encoding argininosuccinate synthase, with the protein MSKVLTSLPAGERVGIAFSGGLDTSVAVAWMRDKGAVPCTYTADIGQYDEPDIASVPGRAKTYGAEIARLVDCRAALVEEGLAALTCGAFHIRSGGRAYFNTTPLGRAVTGTLLVRAMLEDDVQIWGDGSTFKGNDIERFYRYGLLANPQLRIYKPWLDADFVTELGGRKEMSEWLVAHELPYRDSTEKAYSTDANIWGATHEAKTLEHLDTGVETVEPIMGVRFWDPEIEIAAEDVTIGFDQGRPVTVNGKEFASAVDLVMEANAIGGRHGMGMSDQIENRIIEAKSRGIYEAPGMALLHAAYERLVNAIHNEDTLAQYHNEGRRLGRLMYEGRWLDPQALMVRESLQRWVGAAVTGEVTLRLRRGEDYSILDTTGPAFSYHPDKLSMERTEDSAFGPVDRIGQLTMRNLDIADSRAKLEQYAGLGLIGTANPSIGAAQAAATGLIGSMPEMPEGGAEAIASRGQVSTQDAALDRAAMEFGTD; encoded by the coding sequence ATGTCTAAGGTCCTCACCTCCCTCCCCGCCGGCGAGCGCGTCGGCATCGCCTTCTCGGGCGGTCTCGACACCTCCGTCGCGGTCGCGTGGATGCGCGACAAGGGCGCCGTCCCGTGCACCTACACCGCCGACATCGGTCAGTACGACGAGCCCGACATCGCCTCGGTGCCCGGCCGCGCCAAGACCTACGGCGCCGAGATCGCACGCCTGGTCGACTGCCGTGCCGCGCTCGTGGAAGAGGGCCTGGCCGCGCTGACCTGCGGCGCGTTCCACATCCGCTCCGGCGGTCGCGCGTACTTCAACACCACGCCGCTCGGCCGCGCCGTCACCGGCACCCTCCTGGTCCGCGCGATGCTAGAGGACGACGTCCAGATCTGGGGCGACGGCTCGACCTTCAAGGGCAACGACATCGAGCGGTTCTACCGGTACGGCCTGCTCGCCAACCCGCAGCTGCGGATCTACAAGCCCTGGCTGGACGCCGACTTCGTCACCGAGCTCGGCGGCCGCAAGGAGATGTCGGAGTGGCTCGTCGCCCACGAGCTGCCCTACCGCGACAGCACGGAGAAGGCGTACTCCACGGACGCCAACATCTGGGGTGCCACCCACGAGGCCAAGACGCTGGAGCACCTGGACACCGGCGTGGAGACCGTGGAGCCCATCATGGGCGTGCGGTTCTGGGACCCCGAGATCGAGATCGCCGCGGAGGACGTGACGATCGGCTTCGACCAGGGCCGCCCGGTCACCGTCAACGGCAAGGAGTTCGCCTCCGCCGTCGACCTGGTGATGGAGGCCAACGCCATCGGCGGCCGCCACGGCATGGGCATGTCCGACCAGATCGAGAACCGGATCATCGAGGCCAAGAGCCGCGGCATCTACGAGGCGCCCGGCATGGCCCTGCTGCACGCCGCGTACGAGCGCCTGGTCAACGCGATCCACAACGAGGACACCCTCGCCCAGTACCACAACGAAGGGCGGCGCCTCGGCCGGCTGATGTACGAGGGCCGCTGGCTGGACCCCCAGGCCCTCATGGTGCGCGAGTCGCTGCAGCGCTGGGTGGGCGCGGCCGTCACCGGCGAAGTGACCCTGCGGCTGCGGCGCGGCGAGGACTACTCGATCCTCGACACCACGGGACCGGCCTTCAGCTACCACCCGGACAAGCTGTCCATGGAGCGCACCGAGGACTCGGCGTTCGGCCCGGTGGACCGCATCGGCCAGCTCACCATGCGCAACCTCGACATCGCCGACTCGCGCGCCAAGCTGGAGCAGTACGCGGGCCTCGGCCTGATCGGCACCGCCAACCCGTCCATCGGCGCCGCCCAGGCGGCCGCCACCGGCCTGATCGGCAGCATGCCGGAGATGCCGGAAGGCGGCGCCGAGGCCATCGCCTCCCGCGGCCAGGTCTCCACCCAGGACGCGGCGCTGGACCGCGCCGCGATGGAGTTCGGCACGGACTGA
- a CDS encoding acyltransferase family protein, with the protein MSETARPTGPHTLALPPQRPTPRPPVAASPATDAAKPAKRRDSFFDNAKYLAIVLVAMGHAWEPLRGDSRAAAALYITVYTFHMPAFIVISGYFSRSFDAGPNRIRRLVTGIAVPYVIFEVAYTFFKRWAGGDPDYPISLLDPWYLTWFLAALFIWRLTTPLWKLVRWPLPLALAIAVLASVSPDIGDDLDLQRVLQFLPFFVLGLVLKPAHFQMVRRREARILALPVFAMALAFAYWAAPRMNAAWFYRRDSAQELAAPGWAGAVMTIGLFGCSLVLVACFFAWVPGRRLWFTALGAGTLYGYLLHGFLAKGSRFWDWYDADWIHRPLGEVTVTVLAGTVITLLCTPPVQRTFRFAMEPRMTWAFKEQKRKDPAE; encoded by the coding sequence TTGAGTGAGACCGCACGGCCGACGGGCCCTCATACACTGGCGCTGCCTCCCCAACGCCCCACCCCGCGCCCGCCCGTCGCTGCGAGCCCGGCCACGGACGCGGCGAAACCGGCCAAGCGGCGGGACTCGTTCTTCGACAACGCCAAGTACCTGGCGATCGTCCTCGTCGCCATGGGACACGCGTGGGAACCGCTGCGCGGCGACAGCAGGGCCGCCGCCGCGCTGTACATCACCGTCTACACGTTCCACATGCCGGCGTTCATCGTCATCTCCGGCTACTTCTCCCGCAGCTTCGACGCGGGCCCGAACCGCATCCGCCGCCTGGTCACGGGGATCGCCGTGCCCTACGTGATCTTCGAAGTCGCGTACACCTTCTTCAAAAGGTGGGCGGGCGGCGACCCTGACTACCCCATCAGCCTGCTCGACCCCTGGTACCTGACCTGGTTCCTGGCCGCGCTGTTCATCTGGCGCCTCACGACGCCCCTCTGGAAGCTCGTGCGGTGGCCGCTGCCGCTCGCGCTCGCCATCGCCGTCCTCGCCTCCGTGTCCCCCGACATCGGCGACGACCTCGACCTCCAGCGCGTCCTGCAGTTCCTGCCCTTCTTCGTCCTGGGCCTCGTCCTGAAACCGGCCCACTTCCAGATGGTGCGGCGCCGCGAGGCGCGGATCCTGGCCCTGCCGGTCTTCGCCATGGCCCTCGCCTTCGCCTACTGGGCCGCCCCGCGCATGAACGCGGCGTGGTTCTACCGCCGCGACAGCGCGCAGGAACTGGCCGCGCCCGGCTGGGCGGGCGCCGTCATGACCATCGGGCTCTTCGGCTGCTCGCTGGTCCTCGTCGCCTGCTTCTTCGCGTGGGTGCCGGGGCGGAGGCTGTGGTTCACGGCACTGGGCGCCGGAACGCTGTACGGGTACCTGCTGCACGGCTTCCTCGCCAAGGGATCCCGCTTCTGGGACTGGTACGACGCCGACTGGATCCACCGCCCGCTCGGCGAGGTCACCGTGACCGTCCTGGCGGGAACAGTGATCACGCTCCTCTGTACGCCGCCGGTGCAGCGGACGTTCCGTTTCGCCATGGAGCCGAGGATGACCTGGGCCTTCAAGGAACAGAAACGCAAGGATCCGGCCGAGTGA
- a CDS encoding GNAT family N-acetyltransferase gives MNPPARPPAVHYESVVETVPAGRRAVVVLDRDDRQVGSLEFQVCHPCRLGHIGNIAVAAHWQGQGIGRHAVHLALAAGAGYTWSTSRQSSAGRRFFAAMEDETGTAFPSCGTRCPHMDPRMSPGPLATESAWRIGWHAALRRRKAIREPEDDQDRCPETP, from the coding sequence GTGAACCCTCCGGCCAGGCCTCCCGCGGTCCACTACGAGAGCGTCGTCGAGACGGTGCCCGCGGGACGCCGGGCCGTCGTCGTCCTGGACCGCGACGACCGGCAGGTCGGCAGCCTCGAGTTCCAGGTCTGCCACCCCTGCCGGCTCGGACACATCGGCAACATCGCCGTCGCCGCCCACTGGCAGGGCCAGGGCATCGGGCGGCACGCCGTGCACCTCGCCCTCGCCGCCGGCGCCGGGTACACCTGGTCCACCTCGCGCCAGTCGTCCGCGGGCCGCCGCTTCTTCGCGGCCATGGAGGACGAGACGGGGACCGCCTTCCCGTCCTGCGGCACGCGGTGCCCGCACATGGACCCCCGCATGAGCCCCGGCCCCCTCGCCACGGAGTCCGCCTGGCGCATCGGGTGGCACGCCGCGCTGCGGCGGCGGAAAGCGATCAGAGAACCCGAGGACGACCAGGACCGTTGTCCTGAAACACCCTGA
- a CDS encoding MEDS domain-containing protein yields the protein MPVQQLRSGDHAFVSYEDDEAGRDVVTTFAWTGLARHEKVMVFSSPQVDESEVWNSLDAPGPLLGAARERGQLVVSSMRALIHPAPHFTPERQWQRIQEETGRALKEGYSGLRTYIDMHWVADLDADVAVMMHRESNAQHLFTDRPYTEICAYDSRSFAPDVLTAMHRAHPCRLLSHLGELHVEQSPGTVRLAGEADVATREQFLSAVREGLLRTADAQQLTLDMSQLIFLSAACAVDLLRLAASSEDHGIRALCHPAGARILRRAGAENMPNLLLSEVTR from the coding sequence ATGCCAGTGCAGCAACTCCGGTCGGGAGACCACGCGTTCGTCAGCTACGAGGACGACGAAGCGGGCCGCGACGTGGTCACCACCTTCGCCTGGACGGGACTCGCCCGGCACGAGAAGGTCATGGTCTTCTCCTCGCCGCAGGTGGACGAGAGCGAGGTCTGGAACAGCCTGGACGCCCCGGGCCCCCTTCTGGGGGCGGCCCGCGAGCGGGGCCAGCTGGTGGTCAGCAGCATGCGCGCACTCATCCACCCCGCCCCGCACTTCACCCCCGAGCGCCAGTGGCAGCGCATCCAGGAGGAGACCGGCCGCGCCCTGAAGGAGGGCTACAGCGGTCTGCGCACCTATATCGACATGCACTGGGTGGCGGACCTGGACGCGGACGTCGCAGTGATGATGCACCGCGAATCGAACGCCCAGCACCTCTTCACCGACCGCCCCTACACCGAGATCTGCGCCTACGACAGCAGGTCGTTCGCGCCCGACGTCCTGACAGCCATGCACCGGGCCCACCCGTGCCGACTGCTGTCCCACCTCGGAGAACTCCACGTGGAACAGTCACCCGGCACCGTGCGCCTGGCCGGCGAGGCGGACGTCGCCACCCGCGAACAGTTCCTCTCCGCTGTACGCGAAGGACTGCTGCGCACAGCGGACGCCCAACAGCTGACGCTGGACATGTCCCAGCTCATCTTCCTCAGCGCCGCCTGCGCCGTGGACCTGCTGAGACTGGCCGCGTCCTCCGAGGACCACGGAATCCGTGCCCTGTGCCATCCCGCAGGCGCCCGCATACTGCGGAGGGCGGGCGCGGAGAACATGCCCAACCTGCTGCTCAGCGAGGTGACCCGCTGA